A region of Micromonospora chokoriensis DNA encodes the following proteins:
- a CDS encoding esterase/lipase family protein, with the protein MLLRKTALVVSVAVAALIASAGTANAAPAAAAPTAAAANPVIVVGGLSGVAVAYEPIAARLRADGYRAFIYQLPGLGLGDIPTSARAFATYVDQVRASTGASTVDLVAHSEGGLVSRYYLKRLGGTATVGRYVSLGTPQYGTYVATIVAFLGLGSCAGIVACQQMTIGSAFLADLNTGDDTPGAVRYTTIRTLQDELVRPTGNAVVNDGATNVLIQSYCPLRVVGHLGLVLDGTAYTIVRGALVDGPVRPHCLAL; encoded by the coding sequence GTGCTGCTCCGAAAGACCGCCCTCGTCGTGTCCGTCGCCGTCGCCGCCCTGATCGCCTCCGCCGGCACGGCGAACGCCGCCCCCGCTGCCGCCGCCCCGACCGCCGCCGCGGCCAACCCGGTGATCGTGGTCGGCGGGCTCAGCGGCGTCGCCGTCGCGTACGAGCCGATCGCCGCCCGACTACGCGCCGACGGTTACCGCGCCTTCATCTACCAACTGCCCGGGCTGGGCCTCGGCGACATCCCCACCTCCGCCCGCGCGTTCGCCACCTACGTCGACCAGGTGCGCGCCAGCACCGGGGCGTCGACAGTGGACCTCGTCGCCCACTCCGAAGGCGGCCTGGTCAGCCGCTACTACCTCAAGCGGCTCGGCGGCACGGCCACCGTCGGTCGCTACGTCAGCCTGGGCACTCCGCAGTACGGCACCTACGTCGCCACCATCGTGGCCTTCCTGGGCCTCGGCAGTTGCGCCGGCATCGTGGCCTGTCAACAGATGACCATCGGCTCGGCCTTCCTCGCCGACCTCAACACCGGCGACGACACCCCGGGGGCGGTGCGCTACACCACCATCCGCACCCTCCAGGACGAGCTGGTCCGGCCCACCGGCAACGCCGTGGTCAACGACGGCGCGACGAACGTGCTGATCCAGTCGTACTGCCCGCTGCGGGTGGTGGGCCATCTCGGTCTGGTGCTCGACGGCACGGCGTACACCATCGTGCGCGGCGCCCTGGTCGACGGCCCGGTGCGACCCCACTGCCTCGCGCTCTGA
- a CDS encoding M48 family metalloprotease, whose amino-acid sequence MTKPHAVPPESTPPTVPQLDVRAAEPPAADPPSTGTGFADRPPGYPSALVWLRAGILRDWRGVLGAFVATWFYLPVALLLAFWGGLSFGIVGLFAGGLGADDQVPQVLRDAPLIGSLLESFLSRSGGVLGGVAGFAVGFLVGFVSVLVLPWIGGGGPIPVVTGLIGTVAAAALIGVLYTLYRVLLEPRLLVVSGARQPSRREAARLRPVLEDCARRLGLPSVPRLLMEDDPVLSNARTYARHVVVTTAVLTEPDDEISALFSHELVHWRTGDEITSAFVRGVGLPLTLAHALPAWLMRTFPHPGTNFVVFLFFWPVLLTMRYVVLPLHARDVRAAEYRADLGAVLSGHVEAMRRILERRLSFETGRSGWDEAVCATHPPHELRLDALERATVTGAPTGVAEPVTVERLFHQPGPVGTRRTWLLVGVLALVACAGTGGLGVVQWAFFRPQAAVEGFFSALADRDSEAALGHLTDQGAGTDTTLLDRLLRGEGYQPPTDVEVSSLERDGDKATATVAYRLADARQTATLTLERDKESTAGLFHGWRLTGGPIALNSSIADPGVRLNGVELPVATEGPPLVLLPGVYTATGPSNALSETPTATVVADPGQSAATLQLTPVLKPAAVEAVDAQVRAWLDECAKQTVAAPPGCPFRYYGGSAQKVTWKILEYPKLALELTGPASAQVTTPSETRGRVQVSGTTTYFGTSSPFTDDNALTVTGVATADGDAVTFRPASDD is encoded by the coding sequence ATGACCAAGCCGCACGCCGTGCCCCCGGAGAGCACCCCGCCGACCGTGCCACAGCTCGACGTCCGGGCCGCCGAGCCACCGGCCGCCGACCCGCCGTCGACCGGCACCGGGTTCGCCGACCGCCCTCCGGGTTATCCCAGCGCGCTGGTCTGGCTGCGCGCCGGGATCCTGCGGGACTGGCGCGGCGTGCTGGGCGCCTTCGTCGCCACCTGGTTCTACCTGCCGGTGGCGTTGCTCCTGGCCTTCTGGGGCGGCCTCAGCTTCGGCATCGTCGGCCTCTTCGCCGGTGGCCTCGGCGCCGACGACCAGGTGCCGCAGGTGCTCCGTGACGCGCCGCTGATCGGCTCCCTGCTGGAGTCGTTCCTGAGCCGCTCCGGCGGGGTGCTCGGCGGCGTCGCCGGCTTCGCCGTCGGTTTCCTGGTCGGTTTCGTCTCCGTGCTGGTGCTGCCCTGGATCGGCGGTGGCGGGCCGATCCCCGTGGTCACCGGCCTGATCGGCACCGTCGCCGCGGCGGCGCTGATCGGGGTCCTCTACACGCTCTACCGGGTGCTGCTGGAACCGCGACTGCTCGTCGTCTCCGGTGCCCGCCAGCCCAGCCGCCGCGAGGCCGCGCGGCTGCGACCCGTGCTGGAGGACTGCGCCCGACGGCTCGGCCTGCCCAGCGTGCCACGGCTGCTGATGGAGGACGACCCCGTCCTGAGCAACGCCCGCACGTACGCCCGGCACGTCGTGGTCACCACCGCCGTGCTCACCGAGCCGGACGACGAGATCTCCGCGCTGTTCAGTCACGAGCTGGTGCACTGGCGCACCGGGGACGAGATCACCAGCGCCTTCGTGCGTGGTGTCGGCCTGCCGCTCACCCTCGCGCACGCCCTGCCGGCCTGGCTGATGCGGACGTTCCCGCACCCGGGCACCAACTTCGTGGTCTTCCTGTTCTTCTGGCCGGTGCTGCTCACCATGCGGTACGTGGTGCTGCCGCTGCACGCCCGCGACGTCCGGGCGGCGGAGTACCGGGCCGACCTCGGCGCCGTGCTCAGCGGGCACGTCGAGGCGATGCGACGCATCCTGGAACGACGGCTGTCCTTCGAGACCGGCCGCAGCGGTTGGGACGAGGCGGTCTGCGCCACCCACCCGCCGCACGAACTCCGGCTCGACGCGCTGGAACGAGCGACGGTGACCGGTGCGCCCACCGGGGTGGCCGAGCCGGTCACCGTCGAGCGGCTGTTCCACCAGCCCGGCCCGGTCGGCACCCGCCGCACCTGGCTGCTGGTCGGTGTCCTCGCCCTGGTCGCCTGCGCCGGCACCGGTGGGCTCGGAGTGGTGCAATGGGCGTTCTTCCGCCCCCAGGCGGCGGTCGAGGGCTTCTTCTCCGCGCTCGCCGACCGGGACAGCGAGGCCGCGCTCGGCCACCTGACCGACCAGGGCGCCGGCACCGACACCACGCTGCTGGACCGACTGCTGCGCGGTGAGGGCTACCAGCCGCCGACCGACGTCGAGGTCAGCTCGCTGGAACGCGACGGCGACAAGGCGACCGCCACCGTGGCGTACCGGCTGGCCGACGCGCGGCAGACCGCCACCCTCACGCTGGAGCGCGACAAGGAGTCCACCGCCGGGTTGTTCCACGGTTGGCGGTTGACCGGTGGGCCGATCGCGCTCAACTCCTCGATCGCCGACCCCGGGGTGCGGCTCAACGGGGTGGAGCTACCGGTCGCCACCGAAGGGCCGCCGCTGGTGCTGCTGCCCGGCGTCTACACCGCCACCGGCCCGTCCAACGCGCTCAGCGAGACGCCGACCGCGACGGTGGTGGCCGACCCGGGGCAGAGCGCCGCCACCCTGCAACTGACCCCGGTGCTCAAACCGGCGGCGGTCGAGGCCGTCGACGCCCAGGTCCGCGCCTGGCTGGACGAGTGCGCCAAGCAGACGGTCGCCGCGCCACCGGGTTGCCCGTTCCGCTACTACGGCGGGTCCGCACAGAAGGTCACCTGGAAGATCCTGGAGTACCCGAAGCTGGCCCTGGAGCTGACCGGCCCGGCCAGCGCCCAGGTGACCACCCCGTCCGAGACCAGGGGCAGGGTGCAGGTCAGCGGCACCACCACGTACTTCGGCACCAGCTCGCCGTTCACCGACGACAACGCGCTGACCGTCACCGGTGTCGCCACCGCCGACGGCGACGCCGTCACCTTCCGACCCGCCTCCGACGACTGA
- a CDS encoding effector-associated constant component EACC1 encodes MPDSDTAARLPVRLTINPRRRQQPSVDLLTWIHRQPEYRPVVRRAGGGGGRPGFSDAVIIAVLAQGLLPGLFNLLQSWVDQQRTEASIRIQAGDTEVELQVSGRTDSARLLAQATEALRAAREPGPDAVD; translated from the coding sequence GTGCCCGACAGCGACACCGCCGCCCGGCTGCCGGTGCGGCTGACCATCAACCCCCGCCGGCGCCAGCAGCCGTCGGTCGACCTGCTGACCTGGATCCACCGGCAGCCGGAGTACCGGCCGGTGGTCCGCCGGGCCGGTGGCGGCGGGGGCCGGCCCGGCTTCAGCGACGCGGTGATCATCGCGGTGCTGGCTCAGGGTCTGCTGCCCGGGCTGTTCAACCTGTTGCAGTCCTGGGTCGACCAGCAGCGCACCGAGGCCAGCATCCGGATCCAGGCCGGGGACACGGAGGTGGAACTCCAGGTGAGCGGACGAACCGACTCCGCGCGCCTGCTGGCCCAGGCCACCGAGGCCCTACGGGCCGCCCGCGAACCCGGCCCGGACGCCGTCGACTGA
- a CDS encoding aldo/keto reductase encodes MATNISEQPAKASGTYRIGGDVTVNRLGYGAMQITGPGVWGDPKDPAEAVRVLRRAVELGVTFIDTADSYGPFVSELLIREALHPYADDLVIATKAGLSRSGPGDWRALGRPEYLRQQCELSLRHLGLDSIPLYQLHRIDPQVPLADQLGELALLRQEGKIQHIGLSEVSVAQIEESRKITTIASVQNLYNLANRSAEDVLEYCERNDLAFIPWFPIATGELARPGGPLDAISTAHGASPAQLALAWLLRRSPVMLPIPGTSSVAHLEENVGAADVRLTDDEFEALAKAS; translated from the coding sequence ATGGCGACAAACATCAGTGAGCAGCCCGCGAAGGCGTCCGGCACGTACCGCATCGGTGGCGACGTCACCGTCAACCGGCTCGGCTACGGGGCGATGCAGATCACCGGCCCCGGTGTCTGGGGAGATCCGAAGGACCCGGCCGAGGCGGTCCGGGTGCTGCGTCGCGCGGTCGAGCTGGGCGTGACGTTCATCGACACCGCCGACTCGTACGGGCCGTTCGTCTCGGAGCTGCTGATCCGTGAGGCCCTGCACCCGTACGCCGACGACCTGGTCATCGCGACCAAGGCGGGGCTGAGCCGTTCCGGGCCGGGCGACTGGCGCGCGTTGGGCCGCCCGGAGTACCTGCGTCAGCAGTGTGAGCTGAGCCTGCGCCACCTCGGCCTGGACAGCATCCCGCTCTACCAGCTGCACCGGATCGACCCCCAGGTGCCGCTCGCCGACCAGCTCGGCGAGCTGGCGCTGCTGCGGCAGGAAGGCAAGATCCAGCACATCGGGTTGTCCGAGGTGAGCGTCGCGCAGATCGAGGAGTCCCGGAAGATCACCACGATCGCGTCCGTGCAGAACCTGTACAACCTGGCCAACCGCAGCGCCGAGGACGTGCTGGAGTACTGCGAGCGCAACGACCTCGCGTTCATTCCGTGGTTCCCGATCGCCACCGGTGAACTGGCCCGCCCGGGCGGCCCGCTGGACGCGATCTCCACGGCGCACGGCGCGTCGCCCGCGCAGCTCGCGCTGGCCTGGCTGCTGCGCCGCTCGCCGGTGATGCTGCCCATCCCCGGCACCTCCTCGGTGGCGCACCTGGAGGAGAACGTGGGAGCGGCCGACGTGCGGCTCACCGACGACGAGTTCGAGGCGCTCGCCAAGGCCAGCTGA
- a CDS encoding YciI family protein: MAGVPQVNFALDTYECIVLYPGAAGRVLPAETVQRLQAEHAEHMQALQRRGIILVSGSIDGTTSNPEPPIGFGLARTGSVEDVRSVVEANPAVQAGLYRVDVLTFLCPAGSLEFPLVKAGS; encoded by the coding sequence ATGGCGGGAGTGCCGCAGGTCAACTTCGCGCTCGACACGTACGAGTGCATCGTGCTCTATCCCGGCGCGGCCGGGCGGGTCCTGCCCGCCGAGACCGTGCAACGGTTGCAGGCCGAACACGCCGAGCACATGCAGGCGCTGCAGCGACGCGGCATCATCCTGGTCTCCGGCTCGATCGACGGGACGACCAGCAACCCCGAGCCCCCGATCGGCTTCGGGCTCGCACGCACCGGCAGTGTCGAGGACGTCCGCAGCGTGGTGGAGGCCAACCCGGCGGTGCAGGCCGGCCTGTACCGGGTGGACGTGCTGACCTTCCTCTGCCCGGCCGGTTCCCTGGAGTTTCCGCTGGTCAAAGCCGGGAGCTGA
- a CDS encoding FAD-binding oxidoreductase, giving the protein MSSATTGDVATAAARLRALLGDRLHEPGDSAYSTTTRLWNGAVQRSPALVARCLDAAEVADAVRIAARCHLPLSVRSGGHDWAGRALRDGGLVLDLTGLRTVRVDPATATVTVGGGTTAAELLAAARPYDLVVPTGVVDAVGVAGLSLAGGYGPLCGRFGLTVDNLLGAEVVLADGRRVTADPRHDAELYWALRGGGGNLGIVTELRFQAHRLPGVLAGMIMFPLAEAADVLRGYGELVADAPDELTVMTGFLPGPAGEPVIFVCPFYSGPDLDAGLPWLDRLRALGTPLVDQIAPMPYAEALRMFDGGMVDGNHYLLRTRWLPALTDSAVDVLVDAARQVSSPFSALAVHHFHGAATRVRVADTAFGLRTDHLLTEIIAVWAPGERAAPHREWAERTSAQLAPHALPGGYPNLLAPEETDRVRLAYGANWPRLRRAKHRYDPRELLTAVPTLPPSAH; this is encoded by the coding sequence ATGAGCTCCGCCACCACCGGTGATGTCGCGACGGCCGCCGCCCGACTGCGTGCCCTGCTGGGCGACCGGCTGCACGAGCCGGGCGACAGCGCGTATTCCACCACCACCCGGCTCTGGAACGGCGCGGTCCAGCGCTCGCCCGCCCTGGTCGCGCGGTGCCTGGACGCCGCCGAGGTGGCCGACGCGGTCCGTATCGCCGCCCGATGCCACCTGCCCCTGTCGGTCCGCTCCGGCGGGCACGACTGGGCCGGCCGGGCGCTGCGCGACGGCGGGCTGGTGCTCGACCTGACCGGGTTGCGTACCGTCCGGGTCGACCCGGCCACGGCCACGGTGACCGTCGGCGGCGGCACCACGGCCGCCGAGCTGCTCGCCGCCGCCCGCCCGTACGACCTGGTGGTGCCCACCGGCGTGGTCGACGCCGTGGGCGTGGCCGGGCTGTCCCTCGCCGGCGGGTACGGCCCGCTGTGCGGCCGGTTCGGCCTGACCGTGGACAACCTGCTCGGCGCGGAGGTGGTCCTCGCCGACGGCCGCCGGGTCACCGCCGACCCTCGGCACGACGCCGAGCTGTACTGGGCGCTGCGCGGCGGCGGCGGGAACCTCGGCATCGTGACCGAGCTGCGTTTCCAGGCGCACCGGCTGCCCGGGGTGCTGGCCGGCATGATCATGTTTCCGCTGGCCGAGGCGGCGGACGTGCTGCGCGGCTACGGCGAGCTGGTCGCCGACGCCCCGGACGAGCTGACCGTGATGACCGGTTTCCTACCCGGCCCGGCCGGCGAACCGGTGATCTTCGTCTGCCCGTTCTACAGCGGCCCGGACCTGGACGCCGGCCTGCCCTGGCTGGACCGACTGCGCGCCCTGGGCACCCCGCTGGTCGACCAGATCGCCCCGATGCCGTACGCGGAGGCGTTGCGGATGTTCGACGGCGGCATGGTCGACGGCAACCACTACCTGCTGCGTACCCGCTGGCTTCCCGCGCTCACCGACAGCGCCGTGGACGTGCTCGTCGACGCCGCCCGGCAGGTCAGCTCGCCGTTCTCCGCGCTGGCCGTGCACCACTTCCACGGTGCGGCCACCCGGGTCCGGGTCGCCGACACGGCGTTCGGGCTGCGCACCGACCACCTGCTCACCGAGATCATCGCGGTCTGGGCGCCCGGCGAGCGGGCCGCGCCGCACCGGGAGTGGGCCGAGCGCACCTCGGCGCAGCTCGCCCCGCACGCCCTGCCCGGTGGTTACCCCAACCTGCTCGCCCCGGAGGAGACCGACCGGGTGCGGCTCGCGTACGGCGCGAACTGGCCCCGGCTGCGCCGGGCCAAGCACCGCTACGACCCGCGTGAGCTGCTCACCGCGGTGCCCACCCTGCCGCCGTCGGCGCACTGA
- the pyk gene encoding pyruvate kinase codes for MGVTRRAKIVCTLGPATSSPERIRGLVEAGMNVARLNFSHGSHADHEAVYRLVREASEAAGKPVAVLADLQGPKIRLGKFADGPHEWRTGDSVVITGDDILGTKDRVSCTYTKLPHEVKPGDRLLIDDGRVAVEVSDVTGNDIRCLVTEGGPVSNNKGVSLPNVAVSVPAMSDKDAEDLRFALGLGVDLVALSFVRSAEDIKLVHGIMAEEGVFRPVLAKVEKPEAVEHLEAIVLAFDGVMVARGDLGVEMPLDQVPLVQKRAVQLCRENAKPVIVATQMLDSMIENSRPTRAEASDVANAVLDGADAVMLSGETSVGKYPVLTVSTMAKIVTTTESGSIGVPRLQHDPRTHGGALTVAASSIARAINAKALVAFSQTGDTVRRLSRLHCDLPLLAFTPVPEVRDQLALTWGVETFLMPFVQHTDDMFRQVDQALLGLNRANPGDYVVIVAGSPPGTPGSTNTLRVHQLGSLVDAASARALQ; via the coding sequence ATGGGCGTGACACGCCGCGCGAAGATCGTCTGCACTCTTGGTCCCGCCACCTCGTCCCCGGAGCGCATCCGCGGTCTTGTCGAGGCCGGCATGAACGTGGCGAGGCTCAACTTCAGCCACGGCAGCCACGCCGACCACGAGGCGGTCTATCGACTGGTCCGGGAGGCGTCCGAGGCGGCAGGTAAGCCGGTGGCCGTCCTCGCCGACCTCCAGGGCCCCAAGATCCGGCTCGGCAAGTTCGCCGACGGCCCGCACGAGTGGCGCACCGGTGACTCGGTCGTGATCACCGGCGACGACATCCTCGGCACCAAGGATCGGGTCTCCTGCACCTACACCAAGCTGCCGCACGAGGTGAAGCCCGGCGACCGGCTGCTGATCGACGACGGTCGGGTCGCCGTCGAGGTCAGCGACGTCACCGGCAACGACATCCGCTGCCTCGTCACCGAGGGCGGCCCGGTCTCCAACAACAAGGGGGTCTCGCTGCCCAACGTGGCGGTCAGCGTCCCCGCCATGTCGGACAAGGACGCCGAGGACCTGCGTTTCGCCCTCGGGCTCGGCGTCGACCTGGTCGCGCTCTCGTTCGTCCGCTCCGCGGAGGACATCAAGCTCGTGCACGGGATCATGGCCGAGGAGGGCGTGTTCCGCCCGGTGCTGGCCAAGGTCGAGAAGCCGGAGGCGGTGGAGCACCTCGAAGCCATCGTGCTGGCCTTCGACGGCGTCATGGTCGCCCGCGGTGACCTCGGTGTCGAGATGCCACTGGACCAGGTCCCCCTGGTGCAGAAGCGCGCCGTGCAGCTGTGCCGGGAGAACGCCAAGCCGGTCATCGTGGCCACCCAGATGCTCGACTCCATGATCGAGAACTCCCGCCCCACCCGCGCGGAGGCCTCCGACGTCGCCAACGCGGTGCTCGACGGCGCGGACGCGGTGATGCTCTCCGGCGAGACCAGCGTCGGCAAGTACCCGGTGCTGACCGTCAGCACCATGGCCAAGATCGTGACGACCACCGAGTCCGGCTCGATCGGCGTTCCCCGCCTGCAGCACGACCCGCGTACCCACGGTGGCGCGCTCACCGTCGCCGCCTCGTCGATCGCCCGGGCCATCAACGCCAAGGCGCTCGTCGCCTTCTCGCAGACCGGCGACACCGTCCGACGGTTGTCCCGCCTGCACTGCGACCTGCCGCTGCTGGCCTTCACGCCGGTCCCCGAGGTGCGCGACCAGCTCGCCCTCACCTGGGGCGTGGAGACGTTCCTGATGCCGTTCGTGCAGCACACCGACGACATGTTCCGTCAGGTCGACCAGGCGCTGCTCGGCCTCAACCGGGCCAACCCCGGCGACTACGTGGTGATCGTGGCGGGCAGCCCGCCCGGCACCCCCGGCTCGACCAACACGCTGCGCGTACACCAGCTCGGTTCGCTGGTCGACGCGGCGTCGGCGCGGGCCCTGCAGTGA
- a CDS encoding acyl-CoA thioesterase, with product MSDGRVAVGQAAVDQLLEVLDLDPTGEMTFRGMSPPVGPQRVYGGQVAGQALVAAGRTVDPERFVHSLHGYFVRPGDPAEPIEYQVENIRDGRSFSVRRSVALQHGKPIFFMSASFQRAEEGLDHQVTAPLDVPLPQDVPTMSDRLARYPERLGIWGQIPRPIDVRYVGEPGWVRPGDRPADPHQRVWMRIDGKLPDDPLLHACALTYASDLTLLDSVLSAHGEVWGPGGLVGASLDHALWFHRPFRADEWFLYDCLSPSASGARGLATGRMFTIDGQQIASAVQEGLLRRVGA from the coding sequence GTGAGCGACGGTCGGGTCGCGGTCGGCCAGGCCGCCGTGGACCAGCTCCTGGAAGTGCTGGACCTCGACCCGACCGGCGAGATGACCTTCCGGGGGATGAGCCCCCCGGTCGGTCCACAACGGGTGTACGGCGGCCAGGTTGCCGGTCAGGCCCTGGTCGCCGCCGGCCGCACCGTCGACCCGGAGCGGTTCGTGCACTCCCTGCACGGCTACTTCGTCCGCCCCGGCGACCCGGCCGAACCGATCGAGTACCAGGTGGAGAACATCCGCGACGGACGGTCGTTCTCGGTGCGCCGCTCGGTCGCCCTCCAACACGGCAAGCCGATCTTCTTCATGTCGGCGTCCTTCCAGCGGGCCGAGGAGGGTCTGGACCACCAGGTCACCGCCCCGCTGGACGTACCCCTGCCGCAGGACGTGCCGACGATGTCGGACCGGCTCGCCCGCTACCCGGAGCGGCTCGGCATCTGGGGTCAGATCCCTCGGCCGATCGACGTGCGCTACGTGGGGGAGCCCGGCTGGGTGCGCCCGGGCGACCGGCCGGCCGACCCGCACCAACGGGTCTGGATGCGCATCGACGGCAAACTGCCCGACGATCCGCTGCTGCACGCCTGCGCGCTCACCTACGCCTCGGACCTCACCCTGCTCGACTCGGTGCTCTCCGCGCACGGCGAGGTGTGGGGGCCCGGCGGGTTGGTCGGCGCGAGTTTGGACCACGCCCTGTGGTTCCACCGGCCGTTCCGTGCCGACGAGTGGTTCCTCTACGACTGCCTGAGCCCGTCGGCGTCCGGAGCCCGGGGGTTGGCCACCGGCCGGATGTTCACCATCGACGGCCAACAGATCGCCAGCGCCGTCCAGGAGGGTCTGCTCCGCCGCGTCGGCGCCTGA
- a CDS encoding YceI family protein: protein MTIPVAGTYLLDQAHKRIGFLSRHMMVSPVRGEFAEATAQVFVAEDPLLSSVTATIMTASITTGSVDRDTHLKSADFLDVERYPTLEYRSTGITWQGNDNPIFQWARLRNHRLGGRGRSHILPPQSENMPGRFVLTGELTVKGITRAVDLEVNFGGARQDPYGQNIFGFSATAEINREDYGLLWNVVLESGGVLVGKTVQIEIAGEAIYQG, encoded by the coding sequence ATGACCATCCCGGTGGCCGGCACCTATCTCCTCGATCAGGCGCACAAGCGGATCGGTTTCCTGTCCCGGCACATGATGGTGAGCCCGGTACGCGGTGAGTTCGCCGAGGCCACCGCGCAGGTCTTCGTGGCGGAGGACCCGCTGCTCTCCTCGGTGACGGCGACCATCATGACGGCCAGCATCACCACCGGGAGCGTCGACCGGGACACCCATCTCAAGAGCGCCGACTTCCTGGACGTGGAGCGCTATCCGACCCTCGAATATCGAAGCACCGGCATCACCTGGCAGGGCAACGACAACCCCATATTCCAGTGGGCCCGTCTGCGCAACCATCGGCTGGGCGGACGAGGCCGGAGTCACATTCTTCCGCCGCAGTCCGAGAACATGCCCGGACGATTCGTCCTCACCGGTGAGTTGACGGTGAAGGGCATCACCCGGGCTGTCGATCTGGAGGTGAATTTCGGCGGCGCACGTCAGGATCCGTACGGGCAGAACATCTTCGGGTTCAGCGCGACGGCCGAGATCAACCGCGAGGACTACGGCCTGCTCTGGAACGTCGTCCTGGAGAGCGGCGGGGTGCTGGTCGGTAAGACGGTGCAGATCGAGATCGCCGGCGAGGCGATCTACCAGGGCTGA